One stretch of Arthrobacter polaris DNA includes these proteins:
- a CDS encoding ABC transporter permease, translated as MTAFISTMVEAWSELRIHKTRVLLALIGVALSVAVLTTVVGVGNLAREGMRLDSERNGGREATLSVSIYQDPSLGSAPDATKTQRILDDTIARYGFTHASRVTQTQGRFQFPHGVQQVSMTVVDPQYGVIHRVAVSEGGWFATDDAERLAPAVVVNEAFYTAAGRPDLTSNPQVSVLGSNPATAVMIGVVPNRYPEAMPEAFMLTEAAQTIGLDGYGGGGPGQELRIWAPTGMAEQLVSVLGMELQQALPGAEVNVYRSDYAAYGDPFAMVQIMVSGIAALILLLGAVGLLNISMVTVKYRVREIGIRRSFGATSGRIFTGVMMESVVGTTVAGAVGVMLAVAVVKNPFVESKVAPGLDIXPGVPVEAALLGLGAAVLVGALAGAIPALVAIRVKVIDAIRF; from the coding sequence ATGACCGCGTTCATCTCCACCATGGTCGAAGCCTGGTCAGAGCTGCGCATTCACAAGACCCGCGTCCTGCTGGCCCTGATCGGTGTGGCCCTGTCAGTGGCCGTCCTGACCACCGTAGTGGGTGTGGGCAACTTGGCCAGGGAAGGCATGCGGCTGGATTCCGAACGCAACGGGGGCCGGGAAGCTACCCTCTCAGTCTCCATTTATCAGGATCCGTCGCTGGGCTCGGCACCGGATGCAACAAAGACCCAGCGGATCCTTGATGACACCATTGCACGCTACGGTTTTACTCACGCCAGCCGTGTCACGCAGACCCAGGGCCGGTTCCAATTCCCGCACGGAGTCCAGCAGGTGAGCATGACGGTGGTTGATCCGCAGTACGGGGTTATTCACCGGGTGGCTGTCTCCGAAGGTGGGTGGTTCGCCACGGACGACGCCGAACGGCTGGCTCCCGCCGTCGTCGTTAACGAAGCNTTTTATACTGCAGCCGGACGGCCAGATCTCACCAGCAACCCGCAGGTTTCAGTACTNGGCAGTAATCCGGCCACGGCCGTGATGATTGGTGTGGTTCCCAACCGGTACCCTGAGGCGATGCCGGAGGCCTTCATGCTGACCGAGGCAGCCCAAACCATTGGCTTGGATGGTTATGGTGGCGGCGGGCCGGGGCAGGAATTACGGATTTGGGCGCCTACCGGGATGGCCGAGCAACTGGTGTCGGTGCTCGGTATGGAGCTGCAACAAGCACTCCCCGGTGCTGAAGTCAACGTTTATCGCAGCGACTACGCAGCCTACGGTGACCCGTTCGCCATGGTGCAGATCATGGTGTCCGGGATTGCCGCACTGATCCTGTTGCTCGGTGCCGTGGGACTGTTGAACATTTCCATGGTCACCGTCAAATACAGGGTGCGCGAGATTGGAATCCGCCGCAGTTTTGGTGCCACATCCGGACGGATTTTTACCGGTGTGATGATGGAATCGGTGGTTGGCACCACAGTGGCAGGGGCGGTTGGGGTGATGCTGGCCGTTGCAGTGGTGAAGAACCCGTTCGTGGAATCAAAGGTGGCNCCCGGACTGGATATCTANCCCGGGGTCCCTGTTGAGGCTGCCCTGCTTGGACTCGGCGCGGCCGTGTTGGTGGGTGCCCTCGCCGGGGCAATTCCAGCGTTGGTAGCTATCCGGGTCAAGGTCATTGACGCGATCAGGTTTTAG
- a CDS encoding thioredoxin domain-containing protein has product MNRLAGEPSAYLRQHAQNPVNWQPFDDAAFAEAVARDVPIFLSVGYAACHWCHVMAGESFEDPAIGTYLNERFVAIKVDREERPDVDDAYMAATQALSGQGGWPMSVFLTPEGKAXYAGTYFPPGPGSGRPSFIQVLEAVNEAWCERRDQVQETANALAETLAQPLWQVRTTGGALAVDLPQMAPVKADWAAAAEAAVAAMARAEDGVHGGFGTAPKFPPTPGLEXLLRHAASGAPTAQTAFGMAGRTLGAMVHSALFDALGGGFARYSVTADWSEPHYEKMLYDNAGLLQALVHWIRLAEGLPEGELPEGAGAQDAVTPLSVADAKDAAAATISWLMAEMRLPGGAFASSLDADTVIDGVHHEGASYQWTLAQLQEAARATVATGGTSAEHEALGLAAAVADAMGVGRNNTSAAAGPNHLAGAGYAATKTTAFPFSPGRALSQHQRSQWERLKPALLQARTLRVMPARDEKVVASWNALLMGALAEAAMVLAEPAYLQAAVELGEYLYVVHWDGQLKRVSHGGRARGIKGLLEDYAACANGYLTLYAATGDPRWFDFAAQLMQALEQDFIADGVVFNHGAHEGSAGPLQGSRFGDPFDNATVSGVAQLAGACLSWAAYTGSHRHXELAHSMLAGVPELAARAPRAAGGLLGVAEAALAGPLETAVVGPAGLERDALLRCAWLSSSPGMIIAVWDGTGLPGVPLLAGRSLAERPPRQDHTYEQAPALPLAYVCRNMVCARPVATTKELQHLVD; this is encoded by the coding sequence ATGAACAGGCTGGCGGGTGAACCTAGTGCTTACCTTCGCCAGCACGCTCAAAACCCGGTCAATTGGCAACCTTTTGACGATGCTGCCTTTGCGGAGGCTGTGGCACGTGATGTACCCATTTTTCTGTCAGTAGGGTACGCCGCGTGCCATTGGTGTCATGTCATGGCNGGGGAGTCCTTTGAAGATCCGGCCATAGGGACCTATCTGAACGAACGCTTTGTCGCCATCAAGGTAGACCGTGAGGAACGCCCCGACGTTGACGACGCCTACATGGCAGCAACCCAGGCCCTGAGCGGGCAGGGCGGCTGGCCCATGAGTGTGTTTCTGACNCCTGAGGGCAAGGCCTTNTACGCAGGTACATACTTTCCGCCCGGTCCCGGGTCCGGGCGTCCCTCNTTCATTCAGGTGCTTGAAGCTGTTAATGAGGCTTGGTGCGAACGCAGGGACCAAGTGCAGGAAACGGCCAATGCCTTGGCCGAAACCTTGGCGCAGCCGCTCTGGCAGGTACGCACCACGGGAGGGGCACTAGCAGTTGACCTTCCGCAGATGGCTCCCGTGAAGGCGGACTGGGCGGCAGCTGCAGAGGCGGCGGTCGCAGCCATGGCCCGGGCTGAGGATGGCGTGCATGGCGGCTTTGGCACGGCGCCGAAGTTCCCGCCCACACCAGGTCTAGAATTNTTGCTCCGCCACGCAGCCTCAGGTGCACCAACGGCGCAGACGGCTTTCGGTATGGCTGGGCGGACGCTCGGGGCCATGGTGCACTCGGCACTNTTTGACGCCCTGGGCGGAGGTTTTGCCCGCTACAGCGTCACTGCAGACTGGTCCGAGCCGCATTACGAGAAAATGTTGTACGACAACGCAGGCCTGTTACAGGCGCTGGTGCACTGGATCCGGCTGGCTGAGGGGCTACCCGAGGGTGAGCTGCCCGAGGGTGCTGGGGCACAGGATGCAGTGACGCCGCTGAGCGTTGCCGACGCCAAGGATGCTGCTGCCGCCACGATTTCATGGCTCATGGCGGAAATGCGGTTACCCGGAGGGGCCTTTGCCTCATCTTTGGATGCGGACACCGTCATCGACGGCGTCCACCATGAAGGNGCAAGCTACCAGTGGACCTTGGCGCAATTACAGGAAGCAGCCCGGGCAACTGTCGCAACCGGCGGTACTTCTGCAGAGCATGAAGCCCTCGGCTTGGCAGCCGCGGTGGCCGACGCCATGGGCGTTGGCCGTAACAACACTTCTGCCGCAGCTGGCCCAAACCACCTGGCCGGGGCTGGCTACGCAGCCACCAAGACCACGGCCTTTCCNTTTTCACCCGGGAGGGCCCTGTCCCAACACCAACGTAGTCAGTGGGAGCGGCTCAAACCGGCCCTACTTCAGGCGCGTACACTGCGGGTGATGCCAGCACGGGACGAGAAGGTGGTGGCTTCTTGGAACGCACTCCTCATGGGAGCCCTGGCAGAAGCTGCCATGGTGTTGGCTGAGCCAGCGTACTTGCAAGCCGCCGTGGAGCTAGGGGAATATTTGTATGTGGTGCACTGGGACGGGCAACTGAAACGGGTGTCACACGGCGGTCGCGCTCGCGGAATCAAAGGGCTGCTGGAGGATTACGCCGCCTGCGCCAACGGGTACCTGACGCTTTATGCGGCAACTGGCGATCCTCGGTGGTTTGATTTTGCGGCTCAGCTGATGCAAGCGCTGGAGCAGGACTTCATCGCTGATGGTGTGGTGTTCAACCATGGTGCCCACGAAGGTTCGGCAGGGCCGTTGCAGGGATCACGGTTTGGCGATCCGTTCGATAACGCCACGGTCAGCGGAGTTGCTCAGCTTGCCGGGGCATGCCTCTCCTGGGCGGCCTATACGGGTTCGCACCGGCACAGNGAGCTCGCCCACAGCATGCTCGCAGGTGTGCCGGAGCTTGCCGCAAGGGCGCCAAGAGCCGCCGGNGGACTGCTTGGTGTGGCAGAAGCAGCGCTGGCAGGCCCACTGGAAACAGCTGTTGTAGGTCCGGCGGGATTAGAACGTGATGCGTTGCTGCGGTGCGCGTGGCTTTCGAGTTCGCCGGGAATGATCATCGCCGTGTGGGATGGGACCGGGCTGCCGGGTGTTCCGTTGCTGGCAGGACGTTCGCTGGCTGAACGCCCTCCGCGTCAAGACCACACCTATGAACAGGCTCCGGCACTGCCGTTGGCTTACGTCTGCAGGAATATGGTGTGTGCGCGGCCCGTAGCAACCACTAAGGAACTCCAACACCTCGTGGACTGA
- a CDS encoding hemolysin III family protein → MPPHPGLDLKPSWRGWLHAXSGPLVLIAGIFLVAFAPSTAAKVTCAIYVITGVMLXATSALYHRGNWSPNVRATLKRLDHSNIMLVIAGSYTPLSYLMLPRPTALLLLWMIWVGALAGVLFRVLWVRAPRWLYVPIYVLLGITALFFLPEFWAAGAVPTVLICLGGAMYIAGAVIYGIKKPNFSSRHFGFHELFHALTVAAFATHFVAVVLVVLTRSLVGSVCAAQACACC, encoded by the coding sequence ATGCCTCCCCATCCCGGACTAGATCTCAAACCATCCTGGCGCGGTTGGCTTCATGCGNGCAGCGGCCCCTTAGTGCTTATTGCCGGGATCTTCCTTGTGGCTTTTGCGCCCAGCACGGCGGCGAAAGTGACCTGTGCCATCTATGTGATAACCGGTGTCATGCTTNTTGCTACCAGCGCGTTGTATCACCGCGGAAATTGGTCTCCCAACGTCAGGGCCACACTCAAACGCCTGGACCACAGCAACATCATGCTCGTCATTGCTGGTTCGTACACGCCACTGTCCTACCTGATGCTGCCCCGGCCCACAGCCTTATTGTTGTTATGGATGATCTGGGTGGGCGCCCTAGCCGGGGTCTTGTTCCGGGTGCTGTGGGTCCGTGCACCTCGCTGGCTGTATGTCCCGATTTATGTACTGTTGGGCATCACCGCATTGTTTTTCCTGCCGGAATTCTGGGCAGCCGGAGCTGTGCCGACAGTGCTCATTTGTCTTGGCGGCGCCATGTATATTGCCGGCGCCGTGATCTACGGCATCAAGAAGCCTAATTTCAGTAGCCGCCACTTTGGCTTCCACGAGTTGTTCCATGCACTGACAGTGGCAGCCTTCGCCACCCATTTTGTTGCAGTGGTTCTGGTGGTTTTAACTAGGTCATTGGTTGGGAGCGTTTGTGCGGCCCAGGCCTGTGCCTGCTGCTGA
- a CDS encoding DUF4307 domain-containing protein → MSKXTRKIVLILVAVISLGWVLWVSFGANTGISQXILSYNVVDATMTTVDLAVTKGPSTTAECAIKAMNASYAVVGWSVITIGPNSKDVGSENGRTTTVRGELRTTSLAVTGVVENCWIVD, encoded by the coding sequence GTGTCCAAANAGACCCGAAAAATTGTTCTGATTCTGGTAGCAGTCATCTCGCTGGGGTGGGTTCTCTGGGTCAGCTTTGGCGCAAATACCGGAATCTCTCAANAAATTCTCAGCTACAACGTGGTGGATGCCACCATGACAACTGTGGATTTAGCAGTGACCAAGGGCCCGAGTACCACGGCCGAATGTGCCATCAAAGCGATGAATGCTAGCTACGCCGTGGTGGGCTGGTCCGTCATCACCATCGGACCTAACAGTAAGGACGTTGGCTCTGAAAACGGGCGCACAACAACTGTCCGTGGTGAGCTCAGAACTACGTCGCTGGCCGTCACCGGAGTGGTTGAAAACTGCTGGATCGTGGATTAG
- the mca gene encoding mycothiol conjugate amidase Mca, producing the protein MKVSSVNINDRPAVGPLRLLAVHAHPDDEASKGAAMMASYVATGVEVMVATCTGGERGDIQNPALVGDAHSGRDMGGARRLEMAKAAKILGIAHRWLGFADSGLPXGDPLPALPANCFALTPLETAAAPLVRLVRSFKPHVIISYDENGGYPHPDHIMAHKVTLEAFYAAGDAAKYPGTGDAWEPAKLYYDLAFNPQRFRALHYALEEAGLASPYAQRIAAWLEADAEGHTPPVSTHSATTQIDCGDYFETRDAALRAHATQVDPDGFXFAVSPQMQRKVWPWEDYSLIESRVHTSEPENDLFAGLR; encoded by the coding sequence ATGAAGGTATCCTCCGTGAACATCAATGACCGACCTGCCGTGGGGCCGTTGCGTCTNTTGGCGGTTCATGCCCATCCGGATGATGAAGCGAGTAAGGGTGCAGCCATGATGGCATCCTATGTGGCTACCGGAGTCGAGGTGATGGTTGCCACATGCACTGGCGGTGAACGCGGGGACATTCAAAACCCGGCACTTGTTGGCGATGCGCATTCTGGCCGTGACATGGGCGGGGCCCGCCGGCTGGAAATGGCCAAGGCCGCCAAGATCCTTGGTATTGCGCACCGGTGGCTGGGCTTTGCAGACTCAGGCCTACCCGANGGGGACCCGTTGCCTGCCCTGCCTGCAAACTGCTTTGCCCTCACACCGCTGGAGACTGCCGCAGCCCCGCTAGTCCGCCTTGTCAGGAGTTTCAAGCCGCACGTGATTATTTCTTATGATGAGAACGGTGGCTACCCGCACCCTGACCACATCATGGCGCACAAAGTCACTCTCGAGGCGTTTTATGCAGCAGGAGACGCTGCAAAGTACCCCGGAACCGGGGATGCATGGGAGCCGGCGAAGCTCTACTACGATCTCGCTTTCAACCCGCAGCGTTTCCGGGCCCTGCACTACGCTCTGGAAGAGGCTGGCCTGGCGTCTCCCTATGCTCAGCGGATTGCAGCGTGGCTAGAAGCGGACGCTGAAGGGCACACTCCGCCGGTCAGCACTCACAGTGCCACCACGCAGATTGACTGCGGGGACTATTTTGAGACACGTGATGCGGCGCTGCGTGCGCACGCAACCCAAGTTGATCCCGACGGTTTCTTNTTTGCTGTGAGCCCGCAAATGCAACGAAAAGTATGGCCGTGGGAGGACTATTCGCTGATCGAATCCCGAGTTCACACCTCTGAGCCAGAGAATGACCTGTTTGCTGGCCTACGATAG
- the greA gene encoding transcription elongation factor GreA produces MPSAWLTQEAFDRLQLELTQLSGPGRAEIVSKIEQARQEGDLKENGGYHAAKDEQGKIEARIRQLSEMLRNARVGEAPADDGIIEQGMVVVATIAGDEIKFLLGSREVGAGDLEVFSERSALGEAIMGKXVGDKLSYLAPNGRTIDVAIISAKPYQS; encoded by the coding sequence ATGCCTTCAGCATGGTTGACGCAGGAAGCGTTTGACCGCCTGCAGCTTGAACTGACCCAACTTTCTGGCCCCGGCCGTGCTGAGATTGTCAGCAAGATTGAGCAGGCTCGCCAAGAGGGCGATTTGAAGGAAAATGGCGGCTACCACGCTGCCAAGGATGAGCAGGGCAAGATCGAAGCCCGCATCCGCCAGCTCAGTGAGATGCTGCGCAACGCCCGCGTGGGTGAAGCACCTGCTGACGACGGCATTATTGAGCAGGGCATGGTTGTTGTTGCCACCATTGCTGGGGACGAAATCAAATTCCTGTTGGGCAGCCGCGAAGTTGGCGCCGGCGATCTGGAAGTCTTTAGCGAGCGTTCGGCCTTGGGTGAAGCCATCATGGGCAAANATGTTGGCGACAAGCTCAGCTACCTGGCCCCTAACGGTCGCACCATCGATGTTGCGATTATCTCCGCCAAGCCGTACCAGAGCTAG
- a CDS encoding ABC transporter ATP-binding protein: protein MGRWPVSARWEAEHDKHFAEPDQPGDANPPLVDLRNATRTVLLADDEQLHILRGIDLQIRVGDHTAIVGRSGCGKSTLLNILGLLDVPSSGAMRFDGVPVEKLRNNTRAKLRGSSVGFVFQQFNLLPGRTALENVMTPLMYAGRKEFWRRNAIAMDMLDRVGLSARASTQPHMLSGGEQQRVAIARALVRRPRLILADEPTGALDVQTGAAVMDLLDTIATESGAALVTITHDLNVAARARTRYRLDAGVLSLTDGIDSPAALSGVRA from the coding sequence ATGGGCAGATGGCCGGTTTCGGCCCGATGGGAGGCTGAGCATGACAAGCATTTTGCTGAACCGGATCAGCCTGGTGACGCCAATCCACCCCTCGTTGACTTACGTAACGCCACCCGGACGGTGTTGCTAGCGGATGACGAGCAGCTGCATATCCTCCGTGGCATCGACCTGCAGATCAGGGTGGGAGATCATACCGCGATCGTGGGCCGTTCTGGCTGCGGAAAATCGACCCTGCTGAACATTCTGGGCCTGCTGGATGTCCCCAGCAGCGGGGCTATGCGCTTTGATGGGGTGCCGGTGGAAAAGTTGCGCAACAACACCCGAGCCAAGCTCCGCGGCTCCAGCGTCGGCTTCGTTTTCCAGCAGTTCAACCTGCTGCCTGGGCGCACAGCATTGGAAAATGTCATGACACCGCTGATGTATGCGGGCCGGAAAGAATTTTGGCGCCGCAATGCCATTGCCATGGACATGCTGGACCGGGTGGGACTCTCCGCCCGGGCCAGCACACAGCCCCATATGCTCTCCGGCGGTGAGCAGCAGCGTGTTGCCATCGCCCGTGCTCTGGTGCGCAGGCCGAGGCTGATCCTCGCCGATGAGCCCACCGGAGCTCTTGATGTTCAAACCGGTGCGGCCGTCATGGATCTGCTGGACACCATAGCCACCGAATCCGGGGCAGCCCTGGTGACCATCACCCACGACCTCAACGTCGCAGCACGCGCCCGCACCCGGTACCGCCTAGATGCGGGTGTCCTCTCCCTCACAGACGGTATTGACTCGCCCGCAGCCCTTTCAGGTGTCCGCGCATGA